The Haemophilus parainfluenzae genome window below encodes:
- the aroC gene encoding chorismate synthase, which translates to MAGNTIGQLFRVTTFGESHGIALGCIVDGVPPNLELSEADIQSDLDRRKPGTSRYTTPRREDDEVQILSGVFEGKTTGTSIGMIIKNGDQRSQDYGDIKDRFRPGHADFTYQQKYGIRDYRGGGRSSARETAMRVAAGAIAKKYLREQFGIEVRGFLSQIGKVKIAPQTIDKIDWDKVNSNPFFCPDESAVEKFDELIRELKKEGDSIGAKLTVIAENVPVGLGEPVFDRLDADLAHALMGINAVKGVEIGDGFAVAEQRGSEHRDEMTPNGFESNHAGGILGGISSGQPIIATIALKPTSSITIPGRSINLAGESVEVVTKGRHDPCVGIRAVPIAEAMVAIVLLDHLLRFKAQCK; encoded by the coding sequence ATGGCAGGGAATACTATCGGACAACTTTTTCGTGTGACGACCTTTGGGGAGTCGCACGGTATTGCATTAGGCTGCATCGTTGATGGTGTACCACCGAATCTTGAATTATCGGAAGCCGATATTCAATCCGATTTAGATCGTCGTAAACCGGGTACATCACGTTATACCACACCACGTCGCGAAGACGATGAGGTACAGATTTTATCTGGGGTGTTTGAAGGTAAAACAACGGGGACCAGTATTGGAATGATCATTAAAAATGGTGATCAGCGTTCACAAGATTATGGTGATATCAAAGATCGTTTCCGTCCTGGACATGCGGATTTTACCTATCAACAAAAATACGGTATTCGTGATTATCGCGGTGGTGGTCGTTCTTCTGCGCGTGAAACCGCCATGCGTGTAGCTGCGGGAGCGATTGCGAAGAAATATTTACGTGAGCAGTTTGGCATTGAAGTGCGAGGTTTTTTAAGCCAGATTGGCAAGGTAAAGATCGCACCACAGACTATCGATAAAATTGATTGGGATAAAGTGAATAGCAATCCATTTTTCTGTCCAGATGAAAGTGCGGTTGAAAAATTTGATGAATTAATCCGTGAATTGAAAAAAGAAGGCGATTCGATTGGGGCAAAGCTAACTGTGATTGCAGAGAATGTTCCTGTTGGTTTAGGTGAGCCCGTTTTTGATCGACTTGATGCAGATTTAGCTCATGCTTTAATGGGGATTAATGCTGTTAAAGGTGTAGAAATTGGCGATGGTTTTGCCGTGGCTGAACAGCGAGGCAGTGAACATCGTGATGAAATGACACCAAATGGTTTTGAAAGCAACCATGCTGGCGGTATTTTAGGGGGCATTAGCTCAGGACAGCCAATTATTGCAACGATTGCATTGAAACCGACATCCAGTATCACGATTCCAGGCCGTTCCATTAATTTAGCGGGAGAGTCTGTGGAAGTGGTGACAAAAGGCCGTCATGATCCTTGTGTGGGGATTCGTGCAGTACCCATTGCGGAGGCAATGGTTGCAATTGTGTTACTCGATCATTTATTGCGTTTTAAGGCGCAATGCAAATAA
- a CDS encoding TSUP family transporter → MELGIDILAMLFAAAFIAAFIDAIAGGGGLITIPALLMTGMPPAMALGTNKLQAFGGALSASIYFLRKRAVNLSEFSFILLVIFIGSVIGTLLIQSLDASLIKKGLPFLILAIGLYFLFTPKLGESDRKQRISYAVFALCFGSLLGFYDGFFGPGTGSLMNLACVTLLGFNLTKATAHAKVMNLTSNFASLIFFFIGGHVIWTVGLVMMAGSLIGANLGAKMVMAKGKQLIRPMVVIMSFIMTIKMSYDQGWFHF, encoded by the coding sequence ATGGAGTTGGGGATTGATATATTAGCCATGCTTTTTGCTGCTGCCTTTATTGCCGCATTTATTGATGCGATAGCGGGTGGCGGAGGCTTAATTACAATCCCTGCCTTATTAATGACAGGCATGCCACCAGCGATGGCGTTAGGAACCAATAAATTACAAGCGTTTGGTGGTGCGTTGTCGGCAAGTATTTACTTTCTGCGTAAAAGAGCGGTCAATTTATCGGAGTTTTCTTTCATCTTACTGGTGATTTTTATCGGTTCGGTGATTGGTACCTTGCTTATTCAAAGTTTAGATGCGTCATTAATTAAAAAAGGGCTTCCATTTCTCATTTTAGCCATTGGCTTATACTTTTTATTTACGCCTAAATTGGGCGAAAGTGATCGCAAACAACGAATTTCTTACGCTGTTTTTGCATTATGTTTTGGTTCATTGCTAGGTTTTTATGACGGCTTTTTCGGGCCGGGGACGGGTTCATTGATGAATCTAGCTTGTGTGACGTTACTTGGATTTAACCTAACCAAAGCGACCGCCCATGCGAAAGTGATGAATTTAACCTCAAATTTTGCTTCATTAATTTTCTTCTTTATTGGTGGTCATGTCATTTGGACTGTCGGTTTAGTGATGATGGCAGGAAGTCTGATAGGTGCAAATTTAGGTGCCAAAATGGTGATGGCAAAAGGCAAACAACTGATTAGACCGATGGTGGTGATTATGTCATTTATCATGACGATAAAAATGTCGTATGATCAAGGTTGGTTTCATTTTTAA